A window of the Desulfobacula toluolica Tol2 genome harbors these coding sequences:
- a CDS encoding DUF2868 domain-containing protein gives MNIRLKDIIDLDYLISMDDALESKEEITSRAMKDRKIFSQCKAGCKNDTALLLAWLNFRKAEFFQDRDKKGLALLPGTFFSSLYTWVVYAMIFFGSMAGISLAYSFLAYHGTRPINVAVFIALFVVLQVVLILLTLILLARRAAGTKNRENLFHTSIIHTLIAAFFFNVLPKILKKADWPVFKKSLDTLEYTSSLIRTKNREYMPLFFWPFFILTSVFSFGFSTGAFAGTFFRIIVSDMAFGWQSTIMTTSSRVHDMVSFIALPWSWFMPASLAHPSLEQIDGSRIILKDGISVLATQDLISWWPFLCMGIVFYAVIPRAVLMITGIFARNRAVKNFNFERPRFKQVIIRMQSPVVDIDTHKTQVSRAVEPNPIKEMSNALPVATKPETPDHTKDQIKVQIEVQTDQPKPLNQPKPLNQPKPQDQPKTSAQTALILASKTAYTDAAIEKVIQQVKEYLFFDVNKSIGIQFDFNTDTQAVHQVKTGDEDHVILVHEVWQPPIRGLLYYIQQIRSAMPENKTLWILLTQDTGQEDLCVDDTDINFEIWKQAVFKLENPGIVLKRFM, from the coding sequence ATGAACATACGATTAAAAGATATCATTGATCTGGATTATCTCATCAGCATGGATGATGCCCTTGAATCTAAAGAAGAAATTACCTCCAGGGCCATGAAAGATCGAAAAATTTTCAGTCAATGCAAAGCCGGATGCAAAAACGATACTGCTCTTCTATTGGCATGGCTGAATTTCAGGAAAGCGGAATTTTTCCAGGATAGAGACAAAAAAGGACTGGCCCTGCTGCCCGGCACTTTTTTTTCTTCCCTTTACACCTGGGTGGTATATGCCATGATATTCTTCGGGAGCATGGCAGGCATATCACTGGCTTATTCATTCCTGGCCTACCACGGGACCCGTCCGATCAATGTGGCGGTGTTTATTGCCTTGTTTGTCGTATTGCAGGTGGTGTTGATTCTTCTCACCCTGATACTGCTGGCAAGAAGAGCAGCAGGAACAAAAAACAGGGAAAACCTATTTCACACTTCCATCATTCACACACTGATAGCTGCATTTTTTTTTAATGTCCTGCCCAAAATCCTGAAAAAAGCAGACTGGCCTGTTTTCAAAAAAAGTCTGGATACCCTGGAATATACGTCATCTCTCATCCGAACAAAAAACAGGGAATACATGCCTCTTTTTTTCTGGCCGTTTTTTATTCTGACATCCGTGTTTTCCTTTGGGTTTTCAACGGGTGCCTTTGCCGGCACTTTTTTCAGGATTATTGTCAGCGACATGGCGTTTGGATGGCAGTCCACCATCATGACCACAAGTAGCAGGGTCCATGATATGGTGTCCTTCATTGCCCTGCCCTGGTCCTGGTTTATGCCGGCATCACTTGCCCATCCAAGCCTTGAACAGATAGATGGTTCCAGGATCATTTTAAAGGACGGAATCTCCGTGCTGGCAACACAGGATCTTATCTCATGGTGGCCGTTCCTGTGCATGGGCATCGTGTTTTACGCGGTCATACCCAGGGCAGTTCTTATGATTACGGGGATTTTTGCCCGGAACCGTGCCGTCAAAAATTTTAATTTTGAAAGGCCCAGGTTCAAACAGGTGATAATCCGCATGCAGTCTCCTGTTGTTGACATTGATACCCATAAAACCCAGGTAAGCCGGGCTGTTGAACCCAACCCGATCAAGGAGATGAGCAACGCCCTGCCTGTGGCAACAAAACCGGAAACTCCAGATCATACAAAGGATCAGATAAAGGTTCAAATAGAAGTTCAGACTGATCAGCCAAAGCCACTGAATCAACCAAAGCCACTGAATCAACCAAAGCCACAGGATCAACCTAAAACATCAGCTCAAACCGCATTGATCCTTGCGTCAAAGACGGCCTATACAGATGCAGCCATTGAAAAAGTAATCCAACAGGTAAAAGAGTACTTGTTTTTTGATGTGAACAAGAGCATAGGAATCCAGTTTGATTTTAATACCGATACTCAAGCCGTCCACCAGGTAAAAACCGGTGATGAAGACCATGTGATACTGGTACATGAAGTATGGCAGCCGCCCATAAGGGGACTTCTCTATTATATTCAACAGATACGATCGGCCATGCCTGAAAACAAAACCTTGTGGATTTTGCTCACCCAGGATACGGGACAGGAAGATCTTTGTGTGGACGACACGGACATTAATTTTGAGATCTGGAAACAAGCCGTTTTTAAGCTTGAAAATCCCGGTATAGTGCTAAAAAGGTTTATGTAA
- a CDS encoding lytic transglycosylase domain-containing protein, which translates to MMKNVLNYLIIFFLAICGAGYANEDPWFQLQEKFHARDIESVSKPVSPASSESIPESIPEPVSESIPEPVSGQVSDLILDDDDPWKKLRAVFLPFSAEEEKQAPVDPLAAKTMAQKISLRLDQYEVHIEKAAQIFDIPKAIIQAVIMAESGGDSLAKAGTTSAKGLMQTIDSTFKMAKKALEKQGIYIPDTPFDPGASIMAGSWYLDRMYKKALTDQKMKIAARQDISSWRYPLEYYYAGPGNGAKPKNKIFVFSNGTKRIIDKRAYSKKIQTWAKILEEKQTIIVK; encoded by the coding sequence ATGATGAAAAACGTATTAAATTATCTGATTATTTTTTTTCTTGCCATTTGTGGTGCAGGATATGCCAATGAAGATCCCTGGTTTCAATTACAGGAAAAATTTCATGCCAGGGATATTGAATCTGTCTCAAAACCTGTTTCACCGGCGAGTTCAGAATCAATTCCAGAATCAATTCCAGAACCGGTTTCAGAATCAATTCCAGAACCGGTTTCAGGCCAGGTTTCAGATTTGATCTTAGATGATGACGATCCATGGAAAAAATTAAGAGCGGTTTTCCTTCCTTTTTCCGCTGAGGAAGAAAAACAGGCTCCTGTTGATCCCCTGGCTGCCAAAACCATGGCCCAAAAAATTTCTCTTCGATTGGATCAGTATGAGGTTCACATTGAAAAAGCCGCTCAAATATTTGATATCCCCAAAGCAATCATTCAAGCGGTGATCATGGCCGAGTCAGGCGGTGATTCTTTGGCAAAGGCTGGCACAACCTCTGCAAAAGGGTTGATGCAGACCATTGATTCAACGTTTAAGATGGCGAAAAAAGCCCTTGAAAAACAAGGAATTTACATTCCAGACACCCCGTTTGACCCTGGCGCATCAATCATGGCCGGATCATGGTATCTGGACAGGATGTATAAAAAGGCGCTCACAGATCAAAAGATGAAAATTGCGGCAAGGCAGGATATTTCTTCATGGCGATATCCGCTTGAATATTACTATGCAGGTCCCGGCAACGGTGCAAAGCCAAAAAATAAAATTTTTGTTTTCTCCAATGGAACAAAAAGAATTATTGATAAGCGGGCCTATTCAAAAAAAATCCAAACCTGGGCGAAAATCCTTGAAGAAAAACAAACAATCATTGTCAAATGA